One window of the Chryseotalea sp. WA131a genome contains the following:
- a CDS encoding CBS domain-containing protein, with translation MELYLDSADLKEIEEAFQLGFLNGLTTTPTFMHRGGVTDVDGLIVKLSKIVPVLQIEALGNTAADVLKEAKRQLDLGLDAKKTVFKIPVSLEGVKACNMLRKEGLLVNVHLVYTLQQAYMAMHAGATYVCPLVGRLQDQGHDALDLVAQCVDAVDHYGYDTKVMFSSVRHAEHVRNAINIGVHTITAPWKVLKALTDNNLTALGTQQFVEHTKLMTVRVKDVLSSKNPVVTADTTVTEALVKMTEYGFGSITVTKDHKVLGVFTDGDLRRKLQESGRDILTKKIGEFQYKEPVSIDSDSLLNEAADLFKKTKVDTILVTDGGKPVGMLDIQDLKD, from the coding sequence ATGGAATTATACTTAGACTCAGCAGACCTAAAGGAAATTGAAGAAGCATTTCAACTTGGTTTTTTAAATGGATTGACCACAACGCCTACGTTTATGCACCGCGGTGGTGTTACCGATGTGGATGGGTTGATTGTAAAACTTTCTAAGATTGTTCCTGTGTTGCAAATCGAAGCCTTGGGCAACACCGCTGCCGATGTATTAAAAGAGGCCAAGCGCCAATTGGATTTAGGTTTGGATGCGAAGAAAACGGTATTTAAAATCCCCGTTTCGTTAGAAGGCGTAAAAGCCTGTAACATGCTGCGCAAAGAAGGCTTGTTGGTAAACGTGCATTTAGTTTACACGCTACAACAGGCTTACATGGCTATGCACGCTGGTGCTACCTATGTTTGCCCGCTGGTGGGCCGTCTGCAAGATCAAGGCCACGATGCGTTGGATTTAGTGGCTCAATGCGTGGATGCCGTAGATCATTACGGATACGATACCAAAGTGATGTTCTCTTCCGTTCGCCATGCCGAGCACGTGCGCAATGCCATCAACATCGGTGTGCACACGATTACTGCCCCTTGGAAAGTGCTGAAGGCATTAACGGATAATAATTTAACTGCATTGGGCACACAACAATTTGTGGAGCATACCAAATTGATGACCGTTCGCGTGAAAGATGTATTGAGCAGCAAAAATCCGGTAGTAACCGCTGACACCACCGTGACCGAAGCATTGGTAAAAATGACGGAGTACGGTTTTGGCAGCATCACGGTAACTAAAGATCATAAAGTGTTGGGTGTGTTCACCGATGGTGACTTGAGAAGAAAACTACAAGAAAGCGGTCGCGATATTTTAACGAAAAAGATTGGCGAGTTTCAATACAAAGAACCTGTATCCATCGACTCTGATTCTTTATTGAATGAAGCGGCTGATTTATTCAAGAAAACGAAAGTAGATACTATTTTAGTAACCGATGGCGGCAAGCCAGTAGGCATGTTGGATATCCAAGATTTGAAAGACTAA